Genomic DNA from Larus michahellis chromosome 3, bLarMic1.1, whole genome shotgun sequence:
CTTTTCCCCACGAAGGCTGTGTATAAGGGAATACAAAAAGATGCACAGCAGTCATCTTGCCTGTATTTTTTGTACCTACACTTCTAGCTTGTCTGCACCGGCACTGGGAATTTGAGTTTATGCGTGTCAAACACTACTGCAACATTTGTGAGACTTTGCGTAGTTGTTCCTCTAGGCATGTGTATGCGTTTTTGTATGTCTATCTGTAGGTTTATGCATATAAATAtctatatgtatacacatatacacagaAATAAGAAGTCATAACTCACCCCCCAGTATCTTTTAACTATTTCTCCAAATCTGATGTGATATTGGTTGGAGTCTCTCTGCAATTTGTTGTTCTGGCTACTTGGATATCAGATTCTACTCTAATTCTTTCTcacttctcctcttctctccctctctcctctttttaaaaaagaaaagcatctgcaTATTTCGAAGACATGCACCATTGCCAAGCAATCTGGTGTAGTGGCTTAATATGCTGGCAAATAATTTCACAagttgtttgtgtgtgtgaaggcagTATATTTGAATATCATTATATTCTGAATGTAGCTATGAAGAGAGTTATCTGAGCttatttaaattttatgaaaGGCCAGACAGCTCCAGAAATGAaagaatgttttacattttttaattggAGTGCATATTTTCATCCTTCGCTAATGCGGATGGTGTGGGACATTGTATTTACCAAAAGCCTTTCTATCCTAGCAGTGCCAATACTTGGTGGCCTAATCACAATTTTTAGGAGAAGCAGACTCCTGAGGACTGAGGCAGAAGGGATGTTGCTTTGCAATGTGTTGCTGACCTTCTGTGCACTGAATCCCTGCCGTCGCCTGTAAatccctcttcctttttcccctttcgGCGTGTTTATCTGCTGTATGGGTCACTCAGTGGCTCCATTTGAgcactctttcttcctttccacctCCGAGGTCTGTATGCTGTACTTCATTTTCCTTAAGCAACTGGATTTTTATTAATGTTCCTGGCCAGATTTGCTCAGCTGATCTCTTCCGACTGTCCCGAGCTTGGTCCCATGTGTCAGTGCGGACAGCGCTGTCTTTTTCTGTGACCTTACCAAGGATGGCTTCTCCGAGCCCTTTGTGTCTTCCTTTGCCATTTGAATACAGATCAGAAATGGACTTTCAAAAGAGCAAGTCATCGCCTGCAGAACAGTGGGTCTGTTCTTTCTTTACGGTGAGATCAGAAAATCCCACTAGCTGTATCCTGCAGCTTACGCAGGTGTCTCTGAAGTTCGCATAGCTCAGAAGAGGAGGGAGGTTTTCGCTCGTGAGTTTTCTCCTTCGCCTCATCTGCTTTCCCCAAGCTGATCGCAAAGggaattcttctctttccctaaaATCTGCATCCCCTGCCTCCCAGGGGCTCCTTCTGCTTGGGTCTTTCTCTCTTACCTTTCCCCGGTTTGCTTCCGTCTCACCTGGGCACATCCTATTCCCTGGATGAGGACAGCAGTTACCTCTCCTCGCAATCCCCTTCACAACAGTCACTTAACCCACATTACCTTTGCTCTCAGCATCTCCTTGCTGTCTCACAAAGTCTTTGATTAAAACTTGTTCCAGCCACAGTTTGTTGGcgcagggaggagggggcagacGTGCACTCTGTGCAGTTTATGAGAGTTCTCTCTGGAGCCTGATGTTTTTGCTACCTTTCTGTCTCTAATCCTTACTCTTTTAATAAAGTTCACTAATATTTTCTGCTGCAACAAATTCTTGACCTTTTTTGTTCTGCTCTAGCCGTTACATGGAAGCTGTTTTCTTGGAGTGgttatatctttcttttttttttttttaactaataaatGTTGTTTTCCCTCAGTTTCATCCTCTAGACATTACATTCTTCTGGGAACCTTTAGCATTTAGCATCCAGTGGAGTCTGAGTCTTTTATGTCCTGCTCTGCTCTTTCAAATGACTTCTCTCCCTTCAACTACACGTTGTGTGCTAAGCTGCAATCTCTTCTAGGTACTTCCAGGAGACTGGGTGCTCAGCCCCCATCTCTTTTGCACCTGGCTGGGCTTCTCTGTCTCCATTTAACATTTATGTCAATTCTGCTCAGCAGTAATAAGTGTCTGCACCTTTTGGCATTAGCGAATGGCTAGAAAAGAGGCaggaaataaagcaatttttgttGGAATATTGAAATCCAAGATAAACCCTTGAAAAAGACAAAGTTTGAGAGTTCAAAGTTGACCAGCTTAATGAGttcccttccattttctttaaaatataaataccaTAGCATTGTATCAGACTTTCCGTATTACCTGTTCATTCGGCTTTATTAGGAAATGGCTCCTTAAACTGGAGTTGATTTTAAGCAAATACTGGGTCACTTCTTGCTTCACCGTTTCCCTTTCATCTGAGCCTTTCATACTTCAACAAACCTCATCATTCTTTCCCAAAACTATgtctttaaatgaaataattaagatgtataaaataaactgtaaaagtTGCTAAAATCCCACGTTCATACCGTCTTTTTGTTAAGAAAGCCAACCCCTTCTCCCAAAAGCCAGGCAGACCAGGTAGCTGTAGTTTCCCATGAACGTGACCCTGATGGTCCCTTTGCTAGTTTGCGACTTCAGTAATTCGTCTTGTCTCTGACTTGGTAGGAAATGTGTGTGTAGGAGGTTGTATTTCACAAGCTGAGGGGTTTCGAGTGAACTCGGgagctttgggggttttttacagGCAGATGGGGAActgtccctgctcttcccctgcGGCTGGGTGGGATGTGGGAGACACATCCTTGGTTTGCTTAATTCAGAGAAAGGGCTTCAAGCTAAGCCTCTCACTTCCCAGGCGTGCACTCTGCCTGCTGGAATATCAGTTAGCGCCTTTATTTCTGGATGCTTAACTCTCGATCCAATGTGGAACAACTCAAGCAGTTTAGAGATGGGCAGCAGAACGGAGGGGCTGCCAGCATGCTCATCCGGCtggcaggaaagcaaaattcGGGTTCCTTCACCTGCACCAAGCAGAGCAGGACTTCAGCCTTGTTTTTGAACCTCAGATCGCGCGTAAGCCCTGGCTGTTTGGGAGATAAGACACAGCCTCTTTTTCTCTATGCCTGCAAATCACCTGTGCTAGAACTGGTGCATACATCTCACCAAGAAAACTTTGGAGGGAAGAAATTATgttatttcttctaaaaacagTGTTGGTCACTGATTAACGCTCTGTTTTCcccattgttttgtttttgttgttcagATCGTCAGCTGCTGGATGCTGGGTGGTGTCACATAGGGGTAGTTTGTCCCCAGATTAGAACAATCTGGCCTCTATCCTGCTAGTGTGCAAAGGGTATGTTCATTAACATAAGTAACCATGTAGCTGTGGTTTCTTGCTAATTAAGGCTCAACTTGCTGAAGATATCATCACGTTAGATAAGAACAAGATTTGGTTCAGTATGCGTGCCCTTGTTTACCCCATAGCTGATAGTGCCTTGCTGTAACTAGAAGAAGATAGCATCCCTCACTTGCTTCTCTCCTAGCATCAGTGCTCCTTCCCAATCCCTCACGCGGGGAAAATTCACGCTGAAGTGAACGCAAGTTTTCCTGAATTAGGAGTGACAGCGTATTTGCCGTTTATAGCCTAGGAGTAGCACAGTGTTGGAGATGGAGTAGTAAAACAGTAAATAGGGTAGGGGTAATGTTGCTTTCACATTCTCGTCAAGATGTGACGAgacgggttttttttcttgctcggTGTTACTGAGTCTTAGAGTGCCATTTCTCAGACTGTAcatttctttctccaaagcttAGAAACCTTGTTCTGTCCTCGAAGCAGTATTGTTCATCGCCATATGGGATAAGGTAATTATTAGCCatataaattttcatttcatGGGACAGTTCTAATTCCTGGAGGCCAGCAGTTATTATGGTAGATCTCATTTCTCTCACACTTTTTCAGCTGACTACACATGAGTATAAATTACTGCTGTTTCTCCTGCGGCAGTACTTTGTGGACCCTGTTTGGTAGGAGTCCAGTGTACTGGGTGCTATGCAAACTTATTGGAAGATAAAACCATCTGAAGGACTTACAAGCCTTTATAACTTGTTAGCaaggaaaatgcatttatatatttttgtgcaTTCAAAAACTACATTTCAATTATACCTACTTGTCCTTTAGCCTGTTCTTAATTAGCTGTGGGTATCATAGAAGAAATGTATAGACATGgagatcaaaatattttctaaaatagaagCTAGGAAGGTTTGATTGTGGatttccctttcttgtttttgATTCCTTTTCTTGCCCTGTCAACATTTTTGCAGTTATCAGTAGCATCATTGTATTGCTTGTAATTACTTTCTGAGGAAGAACGCAAATATTCACTGTTTCTATTCAGGCTATTAAAATTGCTCTATCAATCATCCTggtttgaaaattttaataaattcagcCCTTTTTTTAGATAACTATAAAAACTTTccagccctccctctcccccagaaCAGCAGGAGAAGATAGGTGGTAGCATTTTAATGAAGTCATGTTCTTGTTCCCCGAGTGAACTGGTCCTGTGGACCAGCTCGGGGAGGTATAATTCCCTCTGTTGTTACCAACCTTTTTTGCATTATCTATTATATATTTTATCTGAGGGGTCTTTATGTTCGGATAGCATCCAAGCTTCTTTTAAGGCTATATGTAACCACACAGTGGAGGGCAGTAGTAAGACTTGCCCCTTCAACTCTTCACTAATTCTTTTCGCTTTGAGGGCAAAACCTTTCAAAACTGTGTCTTCAACCTTCAGCTGATGTTTAACACCTCATATGTTTTGACCCCCGGTAAAGCAGGCTGGGAAAAAAGGGCTAGGGGAAGTTAAAATCAGGTCTCTGCAGATAGCTAAGTGGTCTGTTTGTAAAAGCCACTCCATCTAGTGGCAGTCCCTTTGCACAGCTGGTCTGGCAGTGCCCATCAACAGCCGCCGGTTGATGGGAGAAGAGTCTAAAATGGTGTTCAGCTAtgggttttctggttttggtctTCAAGATAAAAGGTGCTTCAAATTCTTATCAATTGTTTAATCCTTATCCGTAGTCATAATTCATTACTTGCTGTGAATTGCTGCATGCAGTCATGGAAATACACCAAAAATTTTGTGTGCCGGCGTCAGCACGGGCTCTTCCTCATCTTTAATCaatgttttggttctttttaaagcCGTTTTAAAATGACTGAGGTAGTAAGAGTTCATTTTAGGAAGGGACGAAGCTGGGAGCTTTGGAGACTCAAAGGCTCTGTTGGAAGAGTGGCTTTCGGCAGGGCAGGGAGGCTCTCCCTTGGAAGAACAGGGAGGTTCTCCCTCACTGCCACCCTGCCCACGAGGGAACCTTGCTGTGGCACAGAGCCATCACCCCAGCCCCGTCCAGAGAGGAGGGATCTGTGCAGGGGACCCTTGTCCGCTAGACAGGCTGTGAGAAGATCTAGAGTATTTCATGTAGAGATCTTAATGGGTCTCGGGCAATATGGGTTTGGGTTGCGTTGAAGCCAACTGCAAAGAGCAGTGTGGCCACGTGGAGTGGGGTGTCCCGTTCTCATGGCCAGTGCCTCCTCGCCGTGCCAGGTTCAGACAGAAGAGCTCAGAGCTAAAATTTGTGCGCCACTGGCACGTCCACCTGACCAAACAAAAAGACCGGGAACCAGACCACTGCTTCTGCCATCAGCTTTTTGGTCGATGTCAAATCATGCAACACCTCAGACTGTGTCATGGACTCTTTTGATAACCTCAGTGCCAAAGACCTCCGGTCTTGTTTTCACTAGGCAGCCGTGGAAAACCTTGCTGATCGCTTCAGTGGATTTCAGTATTGTAGCTTATGCTGGGGCAAGCTActatctaaattaaaataaacgaAATTCCAGTAAAGCGCAATTCCAGATCAGGCAAATGGCTGTTTTACTGCAACTTTAATAAAAATCAACTGCTACTTGAATAGGTGCATGCACACATACTGCTAGAAATTTCCAATTATGATATTCCcagcagcaaacaaaaacaaaattaatgtcAGCTGCATCCCCCAAAGCCTAAACTACACCACTAATGAACTCCCAAGTACTCTCAAAGAAAACTCACTTTGCAGAGACAATAAGGTGGAAATTACTGTAATAATCTCAAtgtaaaaatacagaggaaaaaaaaatcattgaaattCAGAGTAAGACTTGCCTCTCCTGATCCCATTAACCATGTTGTTAGCATAGCATATGCATGCATAGTGATATTGTCACATAACTCACTGCCACCTTCAAAAGAGCACGCAGGAATTCATGttctttcatttgtatttcaaaCAAAGGTAGAGGTTGCACGGTGGCTTCACCTTATTCTGAGGAAGTCTATACTTAACACGACTCCAGCAGCGACTAGCTACCTCATAACAATTTGTTTGTCTGTCTAGCAGAAGTGCTCAGTTGCATACAATTTTTGAAGCTTTACTCAAACATAATCTTCTCAACATGAGGCTGTGGCTTTAATCATTAAAATGGTTGTCTTTCTTCTGTCAGCAATAAGCTGAAATAACAGAGAATACCAAAGCCATCTTTATATGTTTGTAGaactatttaatttatttaaatttttgggGGTAGTTTTTCAAGTGAATAACACATTCTTCACCTCTGGTTTTAAACTGATGTTATATTGCCAAGTTTAAAGTTGCCAGATTTCACCTGAAACAGATTTGTCAGTTGTCAGCAGGGTCATCTTTGCAATATGTAACATCTGCACATTCTACTAGGAATAGCTGTAAAGCACCTTCTGAAAGAAAAGTACCTGACGCATTAGATcattgctgttcatttttaaCGTGTGCTTCAGTGACATTGCCTTCCCTCGTTGCTCAAACTCtcaaaattaaattcattaaTACATTTTAAGATTGTCTGTCTAATAATTATGTTGTTATTTGCTGAGCAAGGTTGTCTGCAAAAGCTGAGACAGCAAGTGTCTGTGCCGTGTCTTAGACCTAAAGGGTTGTTTATACTCCTCGGTTGCAGCACCGGAGTTGCAGTGTCTTTTGGAGGTCTATGTCCGTATATTTCCTTTGTCACTCAATGTCCAGGCCTGCTGAATCAAATGGAAAACTTTGAACTCTGGAAGAAGTCTTGAGTGTTCAGGTGCCACGTGTAAGTGTAGTATAAATACCTCATCAGCCAAatgatttctgctgcttttggaaatgcTGATTTCTTCTGGTTTCAAGTATTGGCATTGTAGAGAGgaatccttttcttctttcttttagttttcaTGGGAAAACTGAGCTGTGGTACCTACTGTGCAGGTCTCCTCTTTAGGAGTTGGGGTGATCAGTACGCTGGATTTTGGCAGATAATCTCTCATGGCTTTTCTGGTCGTTTATTGTCAGTTGTGCAAAGTGAACAGGTCAAGTCAGTACAAGCATCTGGGATTTCTTGGGTGTCAGAAACAATTTCCTCTGTTCTAAAAGCATGAAAAAGCTCGGTTTTGCTCCTGTTGTGGTTGTAGTCATCTAGATGTCCCATAGCAGATGCAGAATAACCGTACCACACCAAACAATGATTTTGGCTCTTATTTACATTCACACCACTCTCTGCCACTCCAGCAGTGCAAAGGGGCCCTAAAGCAGCTGTTCAGTGCATGTTCAAGGCGTGTTATATGGGCAAAGTGATATAAAGGAGCACAGCATAAGAAGAGCTATAAGACCTGTTTTATGTGTTGATGCATGTAAGATGCTCAGATGCTGGTGAGGCTGCTCTTCCAAGGATACCATGACCAGGAGTTACACCCTGCAATTAATCACCATCCACGAGCAAAAGCTGGGCATGACGGGACTCAGAGACCACTGGCTACCTGGGGACCACTGCTGGGCTCCCCATTTCTGAGGGGACAGAATGTTTTTGAGGTTGTCTCCAATGTGACAAGTTACATTTCCGTGCTTCTCACAGGAGCAGTGGCTCCTGGTCCCTTTTGCTTGAAGTTTTGGTCAGAGCTGCACCCTGACCCAAACTTAGTGCCATTTTTTTCTAGGCAAGCATGAACTGCCCTGATTGAGGCTTCTGATCTACGAAGAACGCATCACCGATGTGCTCACTGATTTAGCAGTGCCGGTCACCTTTCCTGAAACTGCAGATAGGGCTGTGTAACAACCCACCTCTCCCATAGCGGCCAAACATCCCAGTTGCCTTGGTTTTcttagcagaagaaaagaatagAGTAATGAAGCTGCATCCAGATTCCTATATTTGTAGATGAAACACCTTGCTAATGAATTTGCAATAACAAATTCAGATGTTAGTAGACCTTGGATTGCTGTAACAGAGTAATGTGAATATACAGGCATACTGGGTGAACTGTGAAACTTAGAGTGCATGGCTCTTTCCTCGTTCCCTCTCTCTCGTCAGGTTTTCAAAACCCTCAgtgccttttgaaagaaaagcaatgaaggTGATGATTCAGTTTAATGTTGCTCCTACAGTGGCACTTGGTATTATCTCAATGAAGCAAGCCCAAGGAATATTGGTCTGCAAGGTACTTTGCAATCAGAAGCCAAGTTCAGATCTAGAGAAAGATATCTTTCTGGTGGAGCGGCTCAGAAGGCTTTGATGAGAAACGAAAATTACTTTCCTATCAAATACTCAATTCCCCACGCCTCTGGTTTTCGCATTACTTCTTAGTGTAATTCAGTTTTAGTGAAATCCAGGTGATTTCTTTCTAAGTGCTCAACTCGCCCTTGTTCCCGCAGGTGGCAAAGGCTAGACCTGCACCAAATACAAGAGAAAGGTTGATTTTGTTTGACACAGTTCAACTTAGTTGTTTGTGGAGTTTGTCTCCCTGTTTATCTTAATGAAgtctgatctttttttccttctaggatTTCCTCCGATGcatttttccctcccccaagTCTCTCTGAAACCAACAGGACTGGGGTTATGAAGTCAATCCTAGATGGCCTCGCAGATACAACTTTCCGAACAATCACAACAGATCTCCTGTACGTGGGTTCCAACGATATCCAGTACGAAGACATGAAGGGCGACATGGCATCCAAGCTGGGATACTACCCCCAGAagtttcctctctcttccttcaggGGTGATCCTTTCCAAGAAAAAATGACTGCAGGAGATGATCCCCTGTTGAGCATTATTCCCTCAGATCAGGTCAACATCACAGAGTTTTACAACAAGTCCCTGTCCACGTTTAAGGATAATGAGGAGAACATACAGTGTGGGGAGAACTTCATGGATATGGAGTGCTTTATGATCCTGAATCCTAGCCAACAGCTGGCCATCGCCGTGCTGTCGCTCACCCTGGGTACCTTCACGGTCCTAGAGAACCTCCTTGTCCTGTGCGTCATCCTCCACTCCCGAAGCCTCCGGTGTAGACCCTCCTACCATTTCATCGGCAGCCTGGCTGTGGCCGACCTCCTGGGCAGCGTGATTTTTGTCTACAGTTTTGTGGATTTCCATGTTTTCCACCGGAAGGACAGCCCCAACGTCTTCTTGTTCAAACTGGGTGGAGTTACAGCCTCCTTCACCGCCTCCGTAGGTAGCCTTTTCCTCACGGCAATAGACCGATACATATCTATACACAGGCCACTAGCCTACAAAAGGATTGTTACCCGACCAAAGGCTGTCGTAGCGTTTTGTGTGATGTGGACCATCGCTATTGTAATAGCCGTTCTTCCTCTGCTCGGCTGGAACTGCAAAAAGCTCAACTCCGTTTGTTCGGACATATTCCCTCTCATTGACGAGACGTACCTGATGTTCTGGATCGGGGTCACCAGTGTCCTCTTGCTGTTCATTGTCTATGCCTACATGTACATACTGTGGAAGGCTCACAGCCACGCTGTTCGCATGATTCAGCGGGGCACGCAGAAAAGCATAATCATTCAGTCTACAGAGGATGGTAAGGTACAGATCACTAGGCCTGACCAAACTCGCATGGACATCAGGTTAGCCAAAACCTTGGTCCTTATCCTAGTCGTTTTAATCATATGCTGGGGCCCTCTCCTCGCCATCATGGTGTACGATGTCTTTGGGAAAATGAACAAGCTCATCAAGACTGTCTTTGCCTTCTGTAGCATGCTCTGTTTGCTGAATTCGACAGTGAATCCCATCATCTACGCTCTGAGGAGCAAGGACTTGCGACACGCCTTCCGCAGCATGTTCCCCACCTGCGAAGGAACCGCGCAGCCCCTCGATAACAGCATGGAGTCTGACTGCCAGCACAAACACGCCAACAACGCGGGGAACGTGCACAGGGCTGCCGAGAGCTGCATTAAGAGCACAGTTAAGATTGCCAAAGTTACCATGTCTGTCTCCACAGACACGACTGCTGAAGCGTTGTAAGGCAGAGACTTCTCAGCGTTGTGAGAAAAAGGAGttagtttgaaaaaataatatatttaaaaaaaaaatcaacaacagagAAAACCAAACCCATGGCTTAACGTGTTTGTACcctcctgtaatatttttttggTCTGTCATTGTAAGCTGAGCAATGATTGTGTTAAGAGCATTACCATCAGCCACTTCTTCAGGTTTTACAATTAGGGATTCAAGCTaaattttcaaaagttttttttcttaaaaagtgtttACTGAATAATGATAAGTTTCCTGAAAGAGCACAGAGAAAATACCAGGTTAGCGGCGGTTCCTTTCGGGGGTGTGAAGAAAAATTGTGAAACCTAATTGAAAACTAATGCATCCTAAACCAATACcatcaaataagaaaaaaagccttgtaATCATGCTGTTCATTTCAATGTGAAATGTATTTCATGTCTGTAAGTAGTAGGAGtttttgattttttccaaaagCGGCAGTGCTGAGTTCTAGAGGTTTTGTAAAACGTGTCGTGTCCCGTGAATTGTATGCTGTTTTATTATGTGTTCTTGATATTTGTCTGATTAAACAAAGTGATAAGGTAGACTTCCGTGGAAATAATGTGAAACGTGATATGTAAACCCCATTGAAAACACTTACTGTATTTGAAGAATTCCTATGAGCTATTTTGGAAATTTTACACTTTTGGTGGTCTTCTGTGGACTTAGGGGAGAGGCTTTGTGTTCTTCTACTAAAATTATTTCCCCACTACCTTTTACTTTCACATGCATACGAGAGTAACAGCAACAAAGGAATAGAGGAGGAATGTAAGAGAGGAATGCACTGgttcagacttttaaaataccACTGCGTTTATACAGGAGGACGCTTATGGTTGTACAGACTATCGCCCTGCCCTTGGGCGTTGCGTGAATACGAACACTGAAAAGCGAAGGTCCTGGATATTGCCTCCTTTAACAGGCAACTGGTTTTAAGCCACGTGCTGGTGCTGGACCACTGAAGACAGCATGTGTCAGACTTCAATGTGCGATGTTATCACTGTGCAGTCGATGTATACTTGAAGTGTGTCGCATTCCTGTATCCCAGGTTTAAGCAGATTCAGAGCCTGAGATGCCAAACTCCCGTCTTCactaaaagaggaggaaatattGTCAGACTTAGACATTTTCTTATTGTGTGAGCGTGTATATAAGTAAATATctatgtgtgtgtacgtgtgtgtgcgtgtgcgtgtgcgtgtaTGTAAGTATACTAATCAGTGTGAGTCATGGTAGCATAGCTAAGATAGGACACTATGACCAAATGTAAACTGTATTTCTTGTTGCACGCTTTGCACACGaattctgtttctaaaattgagTTCTTCCAACTGGCTACTGATGAAAGTACCGTATTAAGAACATCCCGGTCCACTCTGAGAGGTGTCGCCCTGTGCTAGAGAAAGCAACCTATCAGCTGTACTTGAGAATAAGGGGAAACAAGAGGCAGAGCATGGCGCGAGCCCCCACTGGCAACTGCAGGGGCTGTCGATGCTGTTCCTGAAAACTGAGAAAGCCAGAAATAAATTATAGTTTGTTTTTAAGGCCGTCAGTATTCAAATCTGATTGCTTGAAATGAGGTGAGTCTTGCTGTGAAACCAGGATACAGATGAGAAGGTTTGACTCTTACCAGCTTCGAGGAAGAAGTTCCTGAAGGAAAATGGCACCTCTGGTTCCCTGGTGGGGTTGTTTCTGCGGCCTGGGACTTCCGCAAGGAGCGTGTTACCAGATAGTCTTTGAGGAGGGTATTCTGTAATTCTGTTCTGAATAAGAAGGTATGGGGTCctcttttctgctgccttgcttTTTTAGACCGTTTCCTCGCCCTTGGTCTGGCTGGTTTCTGCCAAAACAGCTGCAAAGGCAGCTTGGCCCGTTAGCTGCCTGACACTCGCCGCAAGAGGGGCGACTGCTTCCATGGCTGCAGGCGAGTGGAGCCAGCTCCATGCTGCCCATCCTTGGGGTTGCGTAGGGAAAGAGAGGGGGTCTCTGGCcgccatggtgtccccatggcatTTCTGGTAACCTCAGTGCAGGCCAGAGGAGCCGGTAGTGCAAACGGCCCAGCCGATGTCAGGCAGTGGCTCTGCGGGGGCATCAATGGCTCCGAGTTCAGGCTTGGTGAGGGGGCGGCACATTTTAAAGGTCTCATGAGGCGaggtgctgagcagcagctggaagacaCCGGGGTACTTTCCTCCTCCACCCATCCTCCCCTGCAGCTTGCCTGGGTGGTAGGACAGGGCACCATGCTCTCCATGGTGGGCCGAAACTGGCAGGTTGCAGCGGATTCCCGGAGGACATGGAAGTCCTCCTTCTGAAGGATCTTCCTCGTAGCTAGTCTGTCCAAAAGCAGTCCTCttgggggaggtgagggggggggaagacCATTTGAAGTGTAGAGGTGTTTTAAGAGCCATTTTTGAAACTGTCTTCTTGTGAATTAAATGCAAACTTCGTGGACTTTCGTTGTGCATTCAAGTTCTAAATTTTACATGATAAATCATGGGACAATGGGGCTGTCTTGGCACTTAACTTGGTGCTTACTGATATAATAAGAAATAGCATCCTGTGAAACGTTACTGTCTGTCATCAGTATCTTCATTTGCATAATGAGTTTTTTTAAAGCTCTGGGAACTGTGTCGGTTCACTTAGAACCATTTGTTAAAGAGGTGGCAACAATTTCCCTACCCGTTGCGCACTAAGTAGAACTActctttcattagaaaaaaaactgcTGCCGTTCCAAGATAAGCTGTACTTAAACTTCAGCTTTAGGTATTCCTAATTTGCAGTTGCCTACCTTCACTTAGTGATAGCACAGCCAAATGATACTGTGTTCCACGGCCACCCACACCGTCATCATCAACCAAGCAACGATAGTTACATACACGTACCAACTCCAAGTGTCGCGTACCTACTGAGAAGGCCATCTGTGTCACATGTGTGCAGAGTTAAGATTCTCAACAGTCTAATTGTATATGTGTATAATATAATCTCCTCAATGCTGTGCAATCACTACCCACATCTTCTTGCACTGGCCTTTCGATGAAAACTTTAGTGTGTCTATTATGAGATAGACAGCACATTTCACCTGCTGTTATTGGGCTGAATGTACGTAaataagtgaaaaattaaaaaaagtcatctgTACAAGCAGTGGCCTAAAAAGTCTGTAATTGTAGACTAGGACAATTGTTGAAGTTGCTGTGACATCTCAAATACTACCTTTGAATAAAC
This window encodes:
- the CNR1 gene encoding cannabinoid receptor 1 isoform X2, whose translation is MKSILDGLADTTFRTITTDLLYVGSNDIQYEDMKGDMASKLGYYPQKFPLSSFRGDPFQEKMTAGDDPLLSIIPSDQVNITEFYNKSLSTFKDNEENIQCGENFMDMECFMILNPSQQLAIAVLSLTLGTFTVLENLLVLCVILHSRSLRCRPSYHFIGSLAVADLLGSVIFVYSFVDFHVFHRKDSPNVFLFKLGGVTASFTASVGSLFLTAIDRYISIHRPLAYKRIVTRPKAVVAFCVMWTIAIVIAVLPLLGWNCKKLNSVCSDIFPLIDETYLMFWIGVTSVLLLFIVYAYMYILWKAHSHAVRMIQRGTQKSIIIQSTEDGKVQITRPDQTRMDIRLAKTLVLILVVLIICWGPLLAIMVYDVFGKMNKLIKTVFAFCSMLCLLNSTVNPIIYALRSKDLRHAFRSMFPTCEGTAQPLDNSMESDCQHKHANNAGNVHRAAESCIKSTVKIAKVTMSVSTDTTAEAL
- the CNR1 gene encoding cannabinoid receptor 1 isoform X1 translates to MRISSDAFFPPPSLSETNRTGVMKSILDGLADTTFRTITTDLLYVGSNDIQYEDMKGDMASKLGYYPQKFPLSSFRGDPFQEKMTAGDDPLLSIIPSDQVNITEFYNKSLSTFKDNEENIQCGENFMDMECFMILNPSQQLAIAVLSLTLGTFTVLENLLVLCVILHSRSLRCRPSYHFIGSLAVADLLGSVIFVYSFVDFHVFHRKDSPNVFLFKLGGVTASFTASVGSLFLTAIDRYISIHRPLAYKRIVTRPKAVVAFCVMWTIAIVIAVLPLLGWNCKKLNSVCSDIFPLIDETYLMFWIGVTSVLLLFIVYAYMYILWKAHSHAVRMIQRGTQKSIIIQSTEDGKVQITRPDQTRMDIRLAKTLVLILVVLIICWGPLLAIMVYDVFGKMNKLIKTVFAFCSMLCLLNSTVNPIIYALRSKDLRHAFRSMFPTCEGTAQPLDNSMESDCQHKHANNAGNVHRAAESCIKSTVKIAKVTMSVSTDTTAEAL